One region of Paralichthys olivaceus isolate ysfri-2021 chromosome 12, ASM2471397v2, whole genome shotgun sequence genomic DNA includes:
- the LOC138412477 gene encoding uncharacterized protein isoform X2, with the protein MNILTCGTMQSEIKALKEKLKLNDELLIREQEKMTARSKAHIGVLAELAIQSNKVKALEEKLKQNDELLMREKEKMTAHSKAHNGKLAELAVQSNKVKALEEKLK; encoded by the coding sequence acatgtggaacaatgcagtctgagattaaggctttgaaagagaagctcaaactgaatgatgagcttctgataagggagcaggagaaaatgacagctcgctctaaagcccacattggtgtcctggctgaactagctatacagagcaacaaggtgaaggctctggaagagaagctcaaacagaacgatgagcttctgatgagggagaaggagaaaatgacagctcactctaaagcccacaatggcaaactggctgaactggctgtacagagcaacaaggtgaaggctctggaagagaagctcaaatag
- the LOC138412477 gene encoding septation ring formation regulator EzrA-like isoform X1 has protein sequence MREKEKMTAHSKAHNGKLAVQSNKVKALEEDNVALKEKVALLKRDLSRVELVVTEMEERQAHSQKIDSMDKETQTSDLLQDENNALQEELMKLRASYHEVCLNQTTNQEKFDTELQEEKQEKNVLQEELMKLRASYHEVCQNQTTNQEKFNTELQEKKVLQEELMKLKASYNVVCHCHEADVSSRELNGESKDDVTEEKSLSSVLPEKPKKTSLWKRIRHALGLRKPQCWK, from the coding sequence atgagggagaaggagaaaatgacagctcactctaaagcccacaatggcaaactggctgtacaaagcaacaaggtgaaggctctggaagaggacaatgtggctctgaaggagaaggtggcccttttgaaaagggatttgagcagggttgagcttgtggtgacagagatggaggaaaggcaagctcacagccaaaagattgactccatggacaaggagactcaaaccagcgatctgcttcaggatgagaataatgctcttcaagaagagctgatgaagctcagagcttcttatcatgaggtctgtctgaatcagactaccaaccaggagaagttcgacactgagctccaggaggagaagcaggaaaagaacgttctccaagaagagctgatgaagctcagagcttcttatcatgaggtctgtcaaaatcagactaccaaccaggagaagttcaacactgagctccaggagaagaaggttctccaagaagagctgatgaagctcaaagcttcttacaatgtggtctgccactgtcatgaagctgatgtttccagtagggagctcaatggagagagtaaggatgatgtcactgaggagaagtctctctccagtgttctccctgagaaaccaaagaagacttcactctggaagagaatccgccacgctctggggttgagaaaaccacagtgttggaagtag